Proteins co-encoded in one Fusarium musae strain F31 chromosome 3, whole genome shotgun sequence genomic window:
- a CDS encoding hypothetical protein (EggNog:ENOG41), translated as MPARGPPSPSSQPAKRQRQDSNDDGSPRNGQPSPQDRERDRLQADGASASSTTASPSVAAKAGQSSNFRNVSACNRCRLRKNRCDQKLPSCASCAKAGVACVGYDPITKKEIPRSYVYYLETRVEQLENLLSANNITFPPAENLELCSRIGTDTASINSATETGYSGPSEAGDRRPQSQAVESLKKKSGQSGFLNIVSPSKPRSLASASGVSFARVVYAAVQYSSSGQPNPNDPRNPRQTSGNGASLRDSFFGLHTRPSIKPASFPSKEVGLRLVRLYFEHSNPQIPILHRGEFMQTFERIYATQDPARGSRELYLLNMVFAIGCGVIVGEPVKSDSSGDTGADNKSRCEPEEYHASAIVHLESCLSNSGGGLEVLQAVLLLANFALLRPVPPGLWYIIGVAVRLAVDLGLHYEDDREIDSLPNESEQTDSAGSRENGAQTRGKKLWVRDMRRRLWWCTYSLDRLVSTCVGRPFGVSDQVITTEFPSLLDDDYITPTGLIDPPSDQLQPSYKHVAHHYFRLRLLQSEILQVLQYNQAQIAKAGVQGKFPDMHIHLPSPFLVQFDSFRSWRIDIDRRLYQWKTSAPSRQETGVMFSTEFLELNYWQAIIMLYRQSLSVPAMFEGEYNSSNEVNSPTAFQAELREDEDRIYLKVAEAGQKILRIYRQLHLSGLVSYTYLSTHHLFMAGISYLYAIWHSPIVRSRLSMDEVDFTILAAKSVLTDMIDKCPPAETCRDAFDRTAKATIKMASSTGGFGAPTARIQRSAWNTPPDSSKGTGQGRHRPQGSDQASYQIDLSLSDSLSSPTLSVAGDGNAQQSPPVARSTEGYLLKSRSRGGPSPTDSGHKQEGSPIESGMAPSPIPRRLTSQPNGGGSYGGQQQFNGQDYPDAQTMEFLQNLGASSNGDFTAMDQSQLDMGLSMNWEGLNHDFSEAPQMNPFDTFFFGGPQGGGGQDGGMNM; from the exons ATGCCTGCGCGTGGCCCTCCGTCCCCGAGCTCGCAACCCGCAAAGCGACAGCGACAAGACTCGAACGACGATGGATCGCCGCGCAACGGCCAGCCGAGCCCCCAGGATCGTGAGCGCGACCGTCTCCAAGCCGACGGTGCTTCAGCGTCTTCCACTACCGCCTCTCCCTCAGTAGCCGCCAAGGCAGGCCAGAGCAGTAACTTTCGCAACGTCAGCGCCTGTAACCGTTGTCGCCTACGTAAAAACCGCTGTGATCAGAAGTTACCGAGCTGCGCAAGTTGCGCCAAGGCAGGGGTCGCTTGTGTTGGCTATGATCCCATCACAAAGAAGGAAATCCCACGCAG TTATGTTTACTATCTCGAAACCCGAGTCGAGCAGCTCGAGAACCTGCTTAGCGCCAATAACATCACCTTCCCACCAGCTGAAAACCTCGAATTGTGTTCTCGAATAGGCACCGACACCGCCAGTATCAACTCCGCCACCGAAACAGGTTATTCCGGTCCATCAGAAGCCGGCGACCGTAGGCCTCAGAGCCAGGCGGTGGAATCGCTTAAGAAGAAGTCGGGCCAGTCAGGATTCCTCAACATCGTGAGCCCATCGAAACCTCGGTCTTTGGCATCCGCATCTGGTGTCTCGTTCGCCCGGGTCGTATATGCTGCAGTTCAATATTCATCCTCTGGTCAACCGAATCCGAATGATCCAAGGAATCCTCGGCAAACAAGCGGCAACGGAGCTTCGCTGCGCGATTCGTTTTTCGGCCTTCATACCAGGCCTTCTATCAAACCTGCCAGTTTCCCTAGTAAAGAAGTCGGCTTGCGGCTCGTGAGGTTATATTTTGAACACTCGAACCCTCAGATTCCAATTTTGCACAGAGGAGAGTTTATGCAGACGTTTGAACGCATATATGCCACTCAAGATCCGGCCCGAGGCTCGCGGGAGCTTTATTTGTTGAATATGGTTTTCGCCATCGGCTGTGGTGTCATTGTTGGCGAGCCAGTGAAATCTGACTCATCTGGCGATACTGGTGCCGACAACAAAAGTCGATGCGAGCCAGAGGAGTATCACGCGAGCGCAATCGTGCACCTAGAATCGTGTTTAAGTAACAGCGGAGGAGGCTTAGAAGTTCTGCAAGCCGTACTTCTTCTGGCTAATTTTGCTCTCCTTCGACCTGTTCCCCCTGGCCTTTG GTACATTATTGGTGTTGCCGTTCGACTTGCAGTTGATCTCGGCCTGCACTACGAGGATGACAGGGAAATTGATTCCTTACCTAACGAAAGTGAACAGACTGATAGTGCTGGATCCCGAGAGAATGGAGCACAAACCCGGGGAAAGAAGTTGTGGGTGCGAGATATGAGGCGCCGTTTGTGGTGGTGCACGTACTCTCTCGATCGTCTGGTTAGCACATGCGTTGGAAGACCATTCGGCGTCAGCGATCAGGTCATCACAACTGAGTTTCCGTCCTTGCTGGATGATGACTATATTACACCCACCGGACTTATAGATCCACCATCAGATCAGCTCCAACCCAGCTACAAGCATGTTGCCCATCATTACTTCCGACTGAGGTTGCTGCAATCGGAAATTCTTCAAGTGTTGCAGTACAATCAGGCTCAGATCGCCAAGGCGGGTGTGCAGGGCAAGTTCCCTGATATGCACATTCATCTCCCGTCGCCCTTCCTGGTGCAGTTTGATTCGTTCCGTTCATGGCGCATAGATATCGACCGAAGACTGTATCAGTGGAAGACGTCAGCACCGTCGAGACAAGAGACGGGTGTCATGTTTTCGACCGAGTTTCTGGAGCTCAATTACTGGCAGGCGATCATAATGCTCTATCGCCAGAGCCTTAGTGTTCCCGCTATGTTTGAGGGCGAGTACAATTCATCAAATGAGGTCAATAGCCCAACGGCGTTCCAAGCAGAGCTTcgtgaagacgaggatcGAATCTACCTGAAAGTTGCAGAGGCAGGCCAAAAGATCCTCCGCATATATAGACAGCTACATCTCAGTGGGTTGGTGAGCTACACCTATCTTTCCACCCATCACCTGTTCATGGCAGGAATCTCGTACCTTTATGCTATTTGGCACTCGCCCATCGTACGAAGTCGCCTG AGCATGGATGAAGTGGACTTTACTATCCTCGCTGCCAAATCGGTTCTCACAGATATGATCGACAAGTGCCCTCCCGCCGAGACGTGCCGAGATGCGTTCGATCGAACAGCCAAGGCCACCATTAAGATGGCCTCCTCAACAGGCGGTTTCGGTGCCCCAACGGCCCGAATACAACGTTCTGCGTGGAACACACCGCCGGACTCATCAAAGGGAACAGGGCAAGGACGTCACCGTCCGCAGGGCTCAGATCAGGCGTCTTATCAGATTGATTTGTCGCTATCTGACTCGCTCTCATCTCCTACACTGTCTGTTGCAGGCGACGGGAATGCACAACAATCGCCCCCAGTGGCACGATCAACAGAGGGTTATTTACTCAAATCGCGAAGTCGAGGTGGACCAAGCCCTACGGACTCTGGTCATAAGCAAGAGGGATCGCCTATCGAATCGGGAATGGCCCCTTCACCTATCCCTCGAAGACTGACGTCCCAACCGAACGGCGGAGGATCCTATGGTGGACAGCAGCAATTTAATGGACAGGACTACCCAGATGCTCAAACAATGGAGTTCCTCCAGAATCTGGGCGCATCATCAAACGGAGACTTCACTGCCATGGACCAGTCGCAGCTTGATATGGGTCTAAGCATGAACTGGGAGGGTCTCAACCATGACTTTAGTGAGGCACCACAAATGAACCCTTTTGACACGTTCTTCTTTGGCGGTCCCCAAGGGGGTGGAGGCCAAGACGGCGGCATGAACATGTAG
- a CDS encoding hypothetical protein (EggNog:ENOG41): MPALPPSSTIPSGYNFLSVRQNDDSSSSFTAVPISYKSTDNSLAPGVVAGIVLGSVAGFLLLLRTYEYSHGRYVDISEFPQQKRSKNEEQIAEQGNV, translated from the exons ATGCCAGCCCTTCCTCCATCGTCAACAATACCCTCAGGGTACAATTTCCTCTCTGTCCGCCAGAACGACGACTCGAGCAGCTCCTTCACCGCTGTGCCAATATCCTACAAGAGCACCGATAACTCCCTCGCTCCCGGTGTCGTCGCCGGTATCGTCCTCGGCTCCGTCgctggctttcttctcctgct GCGGACCTATGAGTACAGTCACGGGCGATACGTCGACATATCTGAGTTTCCGCAGCAGAAGAGATCGAAGAACGAGGAACAGATCGCGGAGCAGGGCAACGTCTAG